The Porites lutea chromosome 4, jaPorLute2.1, whole genome shotgun sequence genome contains a region encoding:
- the LOC140934474 gene encoding uncharacterized protein F54H12.2-like, whose amino-acid sequence MSLNLFDIPNIDYRYEAKRWIPFKPANTGTRPILFTVPAGDDYYDLNETKLEIKVRMNTTGTGGLSNDETGASDGNDTKYVYCVNNFGHSLFNQMNVSFNGVLMTEQSNAYHQKAYLETLQNFNRQEGETTLAAQGWVNELNVLEELTPTNAGTNDKPNPNDWSGKTGLKALTSRLLGKAYHTLIIKPHIAVFKTGKCLVPNVQIDLELYLNDSNMFLFGTPDTTTTVNKKIPTLGDNDLFVTLWMKKVTLNASVYSRLQKERSLSKTKKVRYPVVRSEIRTYSFDGNSTRWSQDNVFLNKVPVKVIIGLMNSTNYNGSLKYYPYVYEKFGVTRVRQRIDGEEYPYRALELTGNSKAEDLVGYDRFLTASGAYKHHRVPMLLPSDWGKGNNCTLFMFNNAPGDADDPSYRNPKLTGNVSYEIDFRANVGHNVTVVIWSEYENVYEIDQWGGILYSINS is encoded by the coding sequence ATGTCGCTGAATCTGTTTGACATTCCCAACATTGACTATAGGTATGAAGCCAAACGGTGGATTCCTTTCAAACCAGCTAATACTGGAACACGTCCTATTCTTTTTACTGTACCGGCAGGGgatgattattatgatttgaATGAAACCAAGCTAGAAATCAAAGTGCGTATGAACACCACAGGGACAGGAGGACTTTCCAATGATGAAACAGGGGCTTCGGATGGTAATGATACCAAATATGTCTAttgcgtcaacaattttggtCATTCTCTCTTTAATCAAATGAATGTGTCTTTCAATGGAGTGTTGATGACAGAACAAAGCAATGCCTATCACCAGAAAGCTTACCTAGAAACCCTACAGAATTTTAATCGCCAAGAAGGAGAAACGACCTTGGCAGCTCAAGGATGGGTGAATGAACTCAATGTCCTTGAAGAATTAACCCCTACCAATGCAGGCACTAATGATAAACCCAACCCCAACGACTGGAGTGGAAAAACAGGCTTGAAAGCACTCACCAGTCGCTTACTCGGCAAAGCGTATCATACCTTAATCATCAAACCCCACATCGCGGTGTTCAAAACAGGCAAATGTTTGGTTCCTAACGTGCAGATTGATTTGGAATTGTATTTGAATGACAGCAACATGTTTCTTTTTGGTACCCCAGACACGACTACGACTGTCAACAAAAAGATTCCAACACTGGGAGACAATGATTTGTTTGTCACTCTGTGGATGAAAAAAGTCACTCTCAATGCCTCTGTGTATTCCAGGctacaaaaagaaagaagtttGAGTAAAACCAAAAAAGTCCGCTACCCTGTAGTTCGAAGTGAAATCCGAACGTATTCGTTCGATGGAAACAGCACTCGTTGGTCTCAGGACAATGTCTTCTTGAACAAGGTTCCTGTCAAAGTCATTATCGGACTCATGAATTCCACGAATTACAATGGAAGTCTGAAGTATTACCCTTATGTCTATGAAAAGTTTGGTGTCACCAGAGTTCGACAACGGATTGACGGCGAAGAATACCCGTATAGAGCCTTGGAACTAACAGGCAATTCCAAAGCAGAAGATTTAGTAGGCTATGATCGCTTCCTCACAGCGTCAGGCGCTTACAAgcaccacagggtacccatgCTGCTCCCAAGCGACTGGGGAAAAGGCAACAATTGTACCTTGTTCATGTTTAACAATGCTCCTGGGGATGCGGATGATCCTAGCTATAGAAATCCTAAACTCACGGGGAATGTCAGTTATGAAATTGACTTCAGAGCCAATGTAGGTCACAACGTGACCGTGGTAATTTGGAGTGAGTACGAAAATGTCTATGAAATAGACCAGTGGGGAGGCATTCTTTATTCCATCAACAGCTAG